The proteins below are encoded in one region of Erinaceus europaeus chromosome 15, mEriEur2.1, whole genome shotgun sequence:
- the LOC103119735 gene encoding BTB/POZ domain-containing protein KCTD7 isoform X7, producing the protein MVVVTGREPDSRRPDGAMSSSDAEDDFLEPATPTATQAGHALPLLPQEFPEVVPLNIGGAHFTTRLSTLRRYEDTMLAAMFSGRHYIPTDAEGRYFIDRDGTHFGDVLNFLRSGDLPPRDRVRAVHKEAQYYAIGPLLEQLENMQPLKGEKVRQAFLGLMPYYKDHLERIVEIARLRAVQRKARFAKLKVCVFKEEMPITPYECPLLNSLRFERSESDGQLFEHHCEVDVSFGPWEAVADVYDLLHCLVTDLSAQGLTVDHQCIGVCDKHLINHYYCKRPIYEFKITWW; encoded by the exons ATGGTGGTAGTCACGGGGCGGGAGCCAGACAGCCGTCGCCCGGACGGTGCCATGTCCAGCTCCGACGCCGAAGATGACTTCCTGGAGCCGGCCACCCCGACGGCCACGCAGGCGGGGCACGCGCTGCCCCTGCTGCCGCAGGAG TTTCCTGAGGTTGTCCCTCTCAACATTGGAGGAGCACACTTCACTACACGCCTGTCCACCCTTCGGAGGTACGAAGACACCATGCTggcggccatgttcagcgggcggCACTACATCCCCACTGACGCTGAGGGCCGGTACTTTATTGACCGTGATGGTACACACTTTGG AGATGTGCTGAATTTCCTACGCTCGGGGGACCTGCCTCCCCGGGATCGTGTGCGGGCTGTGCACAAAGAGGCCCAGTACTACGCCATTGGGCCCCTCCTGGAGCAGCTGGAGAACATGCAACCCCTGAAGGGGGAGAAGGTCCGCCAGGCGTTTCTGGGACTTATGCCCTATTACAAAG ACCATTTGGAACGGATCGTGGAGATTGCCCGGCTGCGTGCAGTACAGCGGAAGGCCCGCTTCGCCAAGCTCAAGGTCTGTGTCTTCAAGGAGGAGATGCCCATCACCCCCTACGAGTGTCCGCTCCTCAACTCCCTGCGCTTCGAGCGGAGTGAGAGTGACGGGCAGCTCTTTGAGCACCACTGCGAAGTGGATGTGTCCTTCGGGCCCTGGGAGGCTGTGGCCGATGTGTatgacctgctgcactgcctggtCACGGACCTCTCAGCCCAAGGCCTCACTGTGGACCACCAGTGCATTGGGGTGTGCGATAAGCACCTCATCAATCACTACTACTGCAAACGCCCCATCTATGAGTTCAAGATCACTTGGTGGTGA